In the Populus nigra chromosome 2, ddPopNigr1.1, whole genome shotgun sequence genome, TCTTGTTTGGCTTCATATATATTGGATATACCTTGGCTCTCTCCACTTAATTCAGTGTGCCCTCTATCtgaaaattgtgttttgtttcCAGCCATGTAGTCTTCAAACTGCACCTGGAAATGGGCTGGGTTATGAAACTTAGTATTTTCCCTGGATCCAGCCATTCTCTTCGTAGAATTTGATTTCACTGTTTTTTCAAGATGAATTTCTGAAGCATTATCTGCTTGTTGTTTAGAGTTGCCTATAGTTTGTCTTTTACTTGCACTGTTTAGCTCGAAACAATGTGAATCACTGTCAGTAGAATCATCATCAGCTGCATCTTGAGGAGCACTTGCAGCCTCATTCAACAGATAGGATTCCCGTCTTGAGCAGTTTTTTATCCCCTCCTTCTCGAAGTTTCCATCTTTCTTCAATTCAATGGAGAGTCTAGCTTGGAGAAAGGTTTCAATATGGGGACCTAATTTGCCAACAGGATCGTTTTCAGCTTCTGCTAGTTCCATTTGCATCCGCTCATCAAGCCATGCTTCTGAAATATGGAGAACCAATCGGTCAGTTTTTTCCCCAGCTACACTATCCATGTCAGATTTGTGCCTAAGGGACCGCACCTCTTGCTCATAATCTCTTATTCCTTGGGCAAACTCATcacacaaattttccaacaaaaaacatgttttcctttctctctcgAGCTCTTTTAAAGCATTACAGAAAGAGTATTTTACCTCAGAAAGCTCTCGAGCTAGCTTCCGGTGGAGGCTCTCTGAGTGCTTCCTTAACTTCCTCTCATCTTTCAGCTCTTCTTGCACTGACTGAACAGCAGATTTGATTCGATCTTGCTCCTTCTTTTTCCTGATAACTTTATCTTCTGCAAGTTGCTTCATTAAGTGGTCCATTTCTTGTCTATTTGCTTGCTTCTCGTTCAGCAAATCCTTTATTTGTGACTGAGAATGACCCAGTTCCATCTTTAAAGCTCTTAACAACGACATATTGGATGCTTGTTGTTCTTCAAGACTCCAGATCCGATTGAGTACCTTGAGCAACTCCGTTGATGTCTTAAGACTATAACTTGACTCTCTCATCCTGTCCCTAAAATCTGAAGAACTAGTAGGGGTAACTGCAGGGTTATAAAGTGCCACCTGTGGAAAAGAGCCACTTCAAAATTTGTTACAGAAATACAAACaggggaaaacaaaaggaaataattcAGGGAATCtaatgataataaaagaaatagtgACACTAAGCAATGGAACTTCTCATGGAGTTCAACTTAGAAACATAAACAGTGTCCTTCTCGGAAGCATGCTAGATTAAATGAGAACCATTAACAAGATAAAATGCCTAGTTCATCAATTTCCACTTCAGTATGACTACTATGATTTTGGGTCCTTGAATTTCTTCTGTTCATGaaaagcaacaacaaaaaacagcACGTCAGTAGTCTCAAGTTTTATTTGAACATGACTGGTAATCAGATCCTTTTTATTGTACAGATAACTTTTCTCTGGAAAATTTCAAATTACAGGAATTACATAGTTGGATATGTTTAAGTTTTAGTTAATACTGTGAGTTTTATGTAGCAATAGCATAGCTGTCTAACTGATGATTGCAAAGAGAAGATCAGTAGAGGCATTCAAGTTCATTCCGTCAGTCTATATCAACAGACAAGACAATTTCCTAATCAAGATTCCCACGGTTACTCCATGGTTCGTACATAGAGGGAAACCGTGTCCTAGAAGTCACTTTTGAACTTCCGTGGATTGCTGAATTTACAAAAACTCATGGGACACTTAATTCCCACTTCTTTTAATTTCCTATGTGCacaaaatcaatagaaaaacTGCAGAGGGATAAAGGGAGGAGAACACATATATACCTCCATTGGGCCATCACAACTTGCAGGTGATAGAGGCCGTAGAGCATTACCATTTCTTCCATCTGGTCGATGGTGTTGTATCAATGACTTGGTAACATGTTTCCTCAAGGGACTAGCACTTGCTGGCTGGAAATATAAGCACAAGGATTAACtaatttgtgaaaattacaaTACTCAAAGCTAATTTATCATTAAGTAAGGATCCGTTGACAAAATATGTAAAAGCCTTGTTTCccgaaaggaaaaataaaacccCCCTAGATAATGACTGCAATTCCTATGTTAAACAGTAACTCCAATGTATTCTTGCTCATCCAGTGCAAGAGGGAATTTCATCTCCAAGGAACCAAACTAAGAACATCAATGGCAAAGACATGTATTctaccaaaacaagaaaaagatatCATTTATTACCTCAAAACATTTGATATATTACCAGAAGAAGGTAGACACTTCACTTCCAGCCATATAACAAGAATCAGATTTGTACGTTTTGACGCTCTTATATTAAGACTATCACAACAAGTAGCAAGCAATTTTACACTcaatgaagatcaaaatctgGTACTAGACAACAGCTAATCGCATaaccaaaggaaaaaaaataaaatatgatatgatataataaaaataaaaagagaaccACCAAGACACCAACAAGCAGAAGCCTGATAAAATTGTCAGGAGAAGGCCCTGGTAAAATTAGGAGGCGGCATGTCTTATTGCAATTGTATTAGCTAGAAGTAAAAGGCTGAAACTATGGAAGCCACTAACACATACAGAAACTCAATTTGGAGTCCAGAAGATGAATTTAGGAAAATGAAGTCACAAGACCCCAAAGAATAAGCTTTTCAACCCAATCATAAACTACTAAATTGGAGCATGAATACAACGAATTTGTCCGTGGGCCACCAGCAAAAGAGTAGAAATCATaagataaatcaattaaaatatgtttttagaagAGGCAATCTGCGAGTAACAAAGCCAAAGGCAACAAgaaaataggaagaaaaaagcAGCCAAGCCATCAGACTCGAATAATGCTCTTTTCTGCATTAATTGACAGTTCCAGTTCCTCAACTAAAATGCCAATAATATACTACAAAAAGATCAAGAAAACAGACCAACCAGAGCACAGGACAAACAAGCATGCAAGCAAAAACCCCCCAACCACCTAACAAGTAGAGGCCtacaaaaatcaattgaagTTGGTAatggcaaaaagaaaaaacaactagaTAAACCAGCCAATcacaaatcaaaattaataaaaaaatcgcAATTTCTTTCGAACTTAGTCATAAATcccatcaaaattatatataaaaaaaatgcttagagATGGTTAAACCTGATCAGGGGGGCTATTAGGAGGATCAACTAAATGAGTACGTGGCTCAAAGGCCTTCTTATCTTGGTGGTGGTGGCTAGGGTGAGCTCTTCTACGACCAAGATTCTTGTTCATTTTAGACGCTGAGAGGTGAACTTGGGGTTGAATCTCCCAAAAATTGGCACAGAGCTTTCTAGCAGAGACAGTAGTGGTAGTGGTATTAAGGAATTCTTGAATGGGGTTGCCGTTGTTGTTGTCATTTGGAGAAGGAGAGAACTCAAGTCTCCAAGTAGGTGATGGGGTAGATGGGCCTCCTCTTTTCCCTACCTGCAGTACCATCCCTTCTTTCAACTTTTGTTTACTCTTCAATATCTctactttctttccttctctctccacacctttttcttttctttccatttctCCCTTCCAAGTTCCTAACTCTGGGTTCTTCTCTGTTTCACTCATCTAGCTTGGTATGCAATTTCAGTCTGAGTGAAGTTTGGTCCTTGTGTTTGTGTGTTTCTATTACTGTGACTTGTAGCTACTAGCTAGAGCTGTTAGCTTGCTTCTCCTTGCTATGTTTCAAGTTCTGTCTTCAGTGTTCAGTGTCTGACTGAAAGTTTTAACTTTACATGGGACCTTCTGGCTTTTCCGTCCTTTGCCCCTAAACTCTAGCCACCTAAGCTCTCAGGCTGAGTTGGATTCCAACTCTTTCATTATAGAAATGTGCAAGATCCAAGTGGCATGCAATAGAATGAGatgcgaaaaaataaaaacatttgcAATTGCTTATCTGGTAATCTTTCCTAAGCTAAGGCATGAATTGCCTTATCTGTAGACAGCTATATTTCAAAATGATTCGGAAGAATGAATAGTCCTGTGCATCAATTCCGCATTCGACACAATTTATATGCTACCGATgcaaaaacttttaattatgaCGGTGCCTCGAAGTCAAAAAAAGGCAGAAGCATTTGTGTACAGTCAGACCACCAAAGTAAAACTTCTCATGTTACATCACTGTTTACACAATCTAAATTGTCAAACCATTTGGAAACATTTCTCCTTTCTTGTCAACATTTTTGCTCGTCCTTGGCTTGTCTGTACCATAGAGTCCTAAAACCATAGGATGTGACtttttgattttgaatgttGAGTCAGTGTTTAATGATTAGTTCTTAATTACgtttttaaaatcattcaaaaaaaataattttgattaatgtataaatttgtTTGAAGGCAGTAGTTACCAttggattaataaaaatatattagaggaTATTAATAATGTTCTCAAATCatgtttctaaaaagaaaaaattattaaaatttaatatgatttgtatgttttgaatggTTTTAacgtgttgatatcaaaaataatttttaaaaaataaaaaaaatcattagcatatattttaacataaaaaaattatttaaaaaacaactattatcacAATACCAAAAATACACTAAATATACATCTATTTGCTTCCGGTCAAcatttccttatcattttttttatagatttgttCTCCATGTTATAGACATGGCAGATCGATGTCCTGTGCTAGGCCAACTGGTTAAAAATTGCAGATGCTCTATGACCATGATTGATGGACACTGCTTTATTTTCTCCAACTCCTGTAGTCGATAAATTTAAcgattcttttttaaatcaacgcagtaaattaagaattttttttataaaataacaccATTTGAAAAGATTAACTTCATTAAAGCACACGGAATCTACTAAATGTGGACAAATAAGTGCAAAGGAACTGAATCTTCTTCCATCTTGTATAccagataaaaataaagaaagcccCGTCTTAGCGCCAATCATACTCTCTCGCTCTTCTTTTCAAGACTTTCATAAATACAGTCGACCAACTTCGAGCCCTTAGAGCTAAGCAAAAGCTATATTGTCTTCCAAGTAAGATCTTCCTTGATGAGGATCTTACTTGATCACAGGTTGCAGAGCTTAAACGCTTCAGAGAGCTGGTTGCGGCTGCGTGTCTTTTAGTCTATTGGCAATTACCTTAGTCATTCTCTTAAACTTTTCATGCAGATTGCCTAGTTTGCCCAAATTTAACTCATATGACATCTACGTGTCTCGTCTTGGAGAACTATCGAATTCTAACCTCATTTGAGATGCTATGACTGAAACATAGGAATAAAATCGCTGGGGTTAATGATGCCTAAATCCTTCTCTTGGAGCAGTAAGCTTAAACTTTTAACCATGCGGTTCATGGAACAGTGTGACACGCTTGACCACCTATGATGCCGAGCCTGGTTAGGATTCTAGGACGAGGGAGATCAACCTGGTTGGCTGCTTTTTAGTGCATCGGCATGTTACCCGTATAGACCGATGGAGGGCTGAGCCACAGGCCCGCAGGTGAAGAAATATCTGTGCAAGCTGTCCACCAAAAAGCCTGTCAGAGACCAAACCAGCAGCTTGTGGTCCATAGCCCTCTCGTGCTGGCGTTACAAAGCTtttgtttggttgtttattCTAAGGATGTACTTTGCTTAATTATGCCGTTAAGTTGCCAAATTTTCAGATTTCAAGGGACAGTTGACAGTCAAATCTGAGATTTAGGACATgcagatttttatgtttattataaaaattagagAAGAGGAATTCACAGATTTCTAAAGAGCAaagtaggggtgagcaaaaaaatcgataaactgattaaaccgagaaaactggacaaaaaataactgaaaaaaccgaaccgaaaaaaaaccgaattaaccgattaaaaaatcacaaaaaaattctggttcggttcggttcggtttcggtttccgAATtctgaaaccgattgaaccgaaccaaaccgaaccggttcaaccagttagcacttaaaaaaaaaaccaagtataaATACAATCTTTTCTAACCCTAGAATAAGGCATTAAGCCATCAGCTGCCGCCCCCCTCTACATCTCTCTCATTTCACTCTCACTTTACTCTACCCCCTCCCCTCCCTTCTCTGCATCTCTCTCATTTCACTCTTTGGTTGGTGGGCCGCCCCCCTCCCCTCCCTTCTCAACATCTCTTTCCCTTCACTCTCTGGCTGgtgaaaaatcaaagcaaaacaaattggTCATCGTTGGCTCTACTAAGACAAAGAGTGATGAAGAAGAGTACTTGGCTGAGTTAACTCATCAAATGACTCGCTCCACCTTTAAAGATGATTTCAAGAGAAACGACCTCCCTTGTAGCACCGAAAAAACTAAGGTATGCTtcctttatgtttctttttaaagtaGGACAATCTGCTCTAGTTTTTGTGATTATGTTTTTTGGGGCTAATGTTCGGGTCTTGGGTTTTTTGCCTGATTTGCAAGGTTGGGTGCAGTTGTAGACAAGGATTTGGCCGTGGAATCCCGAATGGGTCTTCACCTCCAGCAACTTGGGATTTGTTGTATGAGATTTCAGGAGAAGTAGAGAGGATCAttgggtttgaaccggtttggaagggaaaaaaaaccgaaccgaaccgaaccgaaattaatcggtttgaaccggttttcggttcggttcggttcaaaaaattaaaaaaaaaaagtaattcggtctggttgtttattttggttcaaaaccggaccgaaccggaAATGCTTAGCCCTAGAGCAAAGTGATTGTCATACAAATCTGATAAGAAATCGTGCCGGCCGTTTCGCCCAATCAACGGTGGAAATCAATTCGTGCCTCGTTAAATCATTATTGCTAGCACAATTTAAATTTGTGTTTTCTTACATGACAGGGAAAACTAAGTTTcggatttaatatgttattattgtCGGTTAGTGaatgactgtttttttttaaatgataattatttcttaatcGATCTTCATTGTATAATCTTTTTTAACAAGTTGTGTGAATAAATTGACAACAGGCAACAGAATGGCATGGCATATCGCTCGGGGGAAACGACCGACTAACCCGACCTGAAGGAACAGAAAGAACCtggataaagaaaataatatatatttgacaAACAGCTATCACGATCTGCACTTCTCACAAGCTAAAcagaaaatgaattattaattatttcatattttattaattaatagataTATAATAGTAGATAATAAATACAGATTAgatgataatttataaatatttaaatttattaatcaataaatatgATACAGAAATAAAGAAATCCGACCGCAGGGAACATTGCCATCCCGAGCCTCTGTGTTTTTGCTGTCTATCCTACCTGTCTTTCAGTATCCCTTCCCTGGCCCAGATCTGGCGTTGGCTTAATGTGCCCTTTAATTTCGGTCCCATCAGGGCAGTTGTGATTTGTTAGTTCTGATATTTTTTCTGTTTCCCTTAGAACTTTTTTGGTGCCGTGGAGGCTTACGAATTTATGGGTCTAAACTCGAACTACGATGCCATTaactgtaaaaataataataaaaaaacgttgaaaagaaataaacaatGAACTGTTTAATAGAGAAGGAATGACTCTCCTCCCTTTTGCCACCAAAGCCATCTCCACCAGGAAAGCTATATTGGGGGGGAGGGGGGCTAAAATGACTCGATATTTATTggagaaaattatatttattttttatctttaaaattgtttctttttctttcatcattttatataaaatacaagataatttgataaaatagtttttttcattgGAGTATCACTTGAAAAAAAGATAAGCTAAATGACACTATTAAAATGCTGTAATAATCATTTGACTCTTTTAAATGGTTTTTGCCATTAGAGACACTCTGAACActgttttaaataagaaaaaaggaaataaatcaataatcatcCAGATATTGCAAATTGACAGAGCCATATTGCTTGGTAATGAGATCAGCTGTCCCTGTGTTTCCAAGTCATCATGTTACGTATCCCATTTCCATAATGAACGATAATTTGTCTATTATATGCCTATGCAGATGGTCAAAAACTTGCACGGCACAGAACGGTCCATAGCCCTGTaaaaaagagtgaaaataataataattttatgccATAACAAGGGGAGggaaatcaaaaaaagaagaagaaaaggaagcagcagcagcatggAGAGGCAAATATATTGTAAGTCTTGATTTCTATGGATCACAATTTTTAACAATGTGGTGCATGATAGGAGGAATCCAGTTGATCATGCCTGTCCTGAGAGAAATGCAATGTGAATACaacaactaaataaaaacaggaTAGGAATCTGGGTAATTaggattaaaatttgaaaaatccaagcattcattgctaaaaaaaaagaaggaaagaatgaGAAAGTAAGCAAAAACCCTTCTCAAATTTGGTTGGTTGAGCTTGAGGCTGACTGGATTTGGATGACTGAAGGTCAGCAAGGGCTGCTTTCTTTACCTTCTCATTCAATCACATGCAGGGGCAGAATGTTGAAAATTCATGCGTTGCTAGGTGTTAGCTTTCGTATAATGAGATGAAATGCAAGAGAGCACTACAGAGGGATGTCTGATTCGGACAGTTTGGTTGGAAGTTCGGTAAGAAAGTTCTTGACTTTTCTAGAATGCACTACATCTATATGCCCACGGAATCTCCAATGAGTATGAAGAACACTGATGATAAGATATAAATCATCCTATAGACAGCACTTTGATAGTTATTCCACAAGCATGAATGTCTTACGTGCCAAAGGTTGAGAATGTCCTCATGTAATAATTCATGTGGAGAGAtggtaaaataaacaaaacttaccAGTTGCAAGTCCACAAATATCAGCAGTCCACAAGAAAAATTAGGCTCATAAAATCTTGGAAGCGAGAAGCATATGCCTTGGGATTCACTGTAACAATTGACTTGGAGTCGTACTTGATTGACTTGTAAGCATGTTCAAGGCGCTTAGCCAGATTGTAATTCTGAAATATATCAACAATTGAGAAATATAGCACAACGTCGGCGCACTCCAATCCTCCAGCGCTTCGAGTGGATGGCACATGTCCTGCTTTAATCAGTTTTGATCGGATAGTACGTGCTGGCATTCCCACACCTAATCTAAATTTAGAACTGCAATGGAACCATGGCAGAAAGTATTTCATCAATGAAGATACTATTTAATCCCAGATTATCAAGTTCATCTCCAGTAGACAAGTGGGGGAAAACAAAGAGAGGGCAAAACCACCCCTGGTTTCCTTTGGATAAATTATATGACAGGAGGAAAGTGGGCTCTTTCATGGACAGGCTAGTGAACTTTCCATTCTACCTGCCCtcctccattttattttttaagcagTGGATAGTCTTTGAATAGAATAAAGTGAAATCATAATggcacacacacatatataaagtATTACAATGAAGaagcgtgtgtgtgtgtgtgtggagttTTGGTTTGTTGTTTCCAGATATCTCAGTCGCTCAGATTCGAAGCAATTTACTGTCAAGTGTGTCCAAAAGAAAAgttcaaattcagattttgagatgaagaaaaatCTTGAATATGATCCTGAGCTCAACTTTCATTGTTTCGGTTATTCTCTTTGCCAGTTTAAATTTTGATCTTCTTCTTGGGAAGGATGTGATCTCTGGTAAATTCAAGCTCATGTTCATCTAAATGGAACCACTCCCAATAAACCCAAACAAAAGAGACTTGCTAATGGTCAACTAAAGTAATGTAGATAGCCTATCATTCATTCTGTGAACTGCATAATTGTTGGGTGGAAGACGTTATTTACCTATCAAGCTCTTTGCTAATGTCAGAATAAATTGACTGTGTTCCCTCAACTTCTTCTGAAGAGCAACTTGAGATTCTATCGCTATCAAAACTTCTGCTATCAACTGAATTTACAGGAGAAGAATCTCCATAGCCAGTATTCTGGACATTGGAATTTCTGCTATCATTCGAATTCATAGGAGAGTGGCAGGAGGATGTAACTTCGCTATAGGAACTTCTGCTATCAACCGAATCTGTAGaagaatagaagaaaaaaaattcctctGTTATTTCGTTTTGTAATATGGTCGCAATTGAATGCTGTGTTAAAGTGAAatcattttattcttcatttcatttctaAACTCAGATACAAACTTCTGAGTAAGGGAAACATCCTCAGAAgtaaacatgtaaaatattttcccTTAAAATATTtggcttgaaaaatattttttaatggtgttTGGTGGTAATTGTGATGATATGAAGGTAATGATGCATAAGGCAGTGGTGAGATGGTTGTAGTGGTGATGACAGATAagatgatgaaaaaacaaatgacagAGAAGGAAGTGATGGATGTAATGGAGGTGATAATGAGATGATCATGATGGTGGTGTAGGAAAAGGTGGTGGTGGTtgaattagttaaaaaatattgaaaattgattACTATTCACAAAATATTTTACGGAACTTCACGAGCTAATAATATTTCCTAGTAAATGAATTAAGTTTAAAGGttaagtataaaatattttatattgatcagtttcctgtaaaatattttatggcaaacaaatatagaaaaacaattttcagaaacaaacacaa is a window encoding:
- the LOC133681898 gene encoding uncharacterized protein At5g41620-like, which gives rise to MSETEKNPELGTWKGEMERKEKGVEREGKKVEILKSKQKLKEGMVLQVGKRGGPSTPSPTWRLEFSPSPNDNNNGNPIQEFLNTTTTTVSARKLCANFWEIQPQVHLSASKMNKNLGRRRAHPSHHHQDKKAFEPRTHLVDPPNSPPDQPASASPLRKHVTKSLIQHHRPDGRNGNALRPLSPASCDGPMEVALYNPAVTPTSSSDFRDRMRESSYSLKTSTELLKVLNRIWSLEEQQASNMSLLRALKMELGHSQSQIKDLLNEKQANRQEMDHLMKQLAEDKVIRKKKEQDRIKSAVQSVQEELKDERKLRKHSESLHRKLARELSEVKYSFCNALKELERERKTCFLLENLCDEFAQGIRDYEQEVRSLRHKSDMDSVAGEKTDRLVLHISEAWLDERMQMELAEAENDPVGKLGPHIETFLQARLSIELKKDGNFEKEGIKNCSRRESYLLNEAASAPQDAADDDSTDSDSHCFELNSASKRQTIGNSKQQADNASEIHLEKTVKSNSTKRMAGSRENTKFHNPAHFQVQFEDYMAGNKTQFSDRGHTELSGESQGISNIYEAKQDGHHKRKTKQVIHGLNSNYVLDTLTRNHSLSSEGDKIHPVSDFKEDACAQPVFGGHASPVRQWMSKLTSPEFDKSECSSKLTRDLNENTLKAKLLEARLEGQKSRIRASKAVF